In one window of Cystobacter fuscus DSM 2262 DNA:
- a CDS encoding TetR/AcrR family transcriptional regulator, with protein sequence MRADAKKNYDQLLTAAREVVTEQGADASLRDIARRAGVGLGTLYRHFPTREALLEALLRVCFDELTTRAGELETSRSPGDALVSWLREAVTVSRNYRGVTESMMAAIADPDSALHASCVTMRTAGARLLARAQDKGLARPDMDGTDLFALIGALAWLGDQAALAQRADHLFGIIASAILTERAGSDRDRT encoded by the coding sequence ATGCGAGCCGACGCGAAGAAGAACTACGATCAGCTGCTCACCGCCGCGCGCGAAGTCGTCACCGAACAGGGCGCCGACGCGTCGCTGCGCGACATCGCTCGCAGAGCCGGCGTCGGGCTCGGCACGTTGTACCGTCACTTCCCGACGCGAGAGGCGTTGCTGGAAGCCTTGCTCCGCGTGTGCTTCGACGAGCTGACGACGAGGGCAGGCGAACTCGAAACGTCGAGGTCCCCCGGCGACGCCCTCGTGTCGTGGCTGCGCGAAGCCGTGACGGTCTCGCGAAACTATCGCGGAGTGACGGAGTCGATGATGGCCGCCATCGCCGACCCGGACTCTGCTCTCCATGCTTCGTGCGTCACGATGCGCACGGCAGGCGCGCGGCTTCTCGCCCGCGCTCAGGACAAAGGCCTGGCTCGACCCGACATGGACGGCACGGACCTGTTCGCACTGATCGGAGCGCTTGCGTGGCTCGGAGACCAGGCCGCGCTCGCGCAACGCGCCGATCATCTTTTCGGTATCATCGCGAGCGCGATCCTGACGGAGCGAGCAGGGTCCGATCGCGATCGGACGTGA
- a CDS encoding trifunctional serine/threonine-protein kinase/ATP-binding protein/sensor histidine kinase — protein MLDIPGFRILGTLRATGSNVLFHAVREADGVPVILKTPMSSSPGARENERYRREFVLLRRLQDVRGVARAYSCERIHERPVLLLERVQGEPLSESSGQPMEISRFLSLARSLASTLAEVHNRDIIHKDIKPSNIMLEPSGEARLIDFGLATLQQVERLEAAPAHLIEGTLAYMSPEQTGRMNRAVDYRTDFYSLGITFYELLTGRRPFQAKDALEWFHAHLAHNPKPPHELNPQVSPALSALVMKLLAKVAEERYQSAEGLKADLERCDETSSRSTQEVFPLGTQDAPQRFQLPQRLYGRETQVSTLLEGFERVARTGQPELLLIRGYSGIGKSSVVHELYKPVVQRRGFFLRGKFDQFQRDIPYTTLAQTLRALVQQLLARSEEELARWREQVNRAWEGQGQVLVDLVPQLEALVGPQPALQELPASEAQQRFFRVVRQFVSVFYTKEHPAVVFLDDLQWVDPSSLWLLEQMLSRPGGPTVLWLVAYRDNEVSPSHPLMAMLERVREAGARLTDVRLEPLSVAQVEQLVGDTLPGAGREVAAPLAVLVHEKTGGNPFFLLQLLVTLHQDGLIMRLPEGGWRWDAEGVRARGYSENIVDFLVGKLHQLPPGTQNLLRLAACAGSVFSLQMLGILSELSEVEEVEQGLEPALREGMLGRVGVEKFRFLHDRIQQAAHSLSSETERQEVHLRIGRLLLASLSPEEVRESLFEVVSQLNAGVALMEDPTERHLLARLNAEAGRKARAALALRPARTYFATAFALIPADPWETDYALAFQVRLAQARVELMNGDPSAAQRLGEPLLSQARTRADTVAVYFLWQEIHLATGEFLEGMRYLLECLSLLGMPVSSHPTWEEAVAAHEEVWTLLGQRPIESLIELPPMTDPDMKLAVVALFMLFTGAQSTDPHLLIIIMSRLVSLTLRHGFVDAAVNGYAWFGISSGWFFNRYREGFAFARLALGLVERYNLSAFRGTVLFGMQCSSYWVQPLARAQEIALEGLNHSLQVGSVGPAAYSSVYLVTNRLAMGHPLDEVYQESLVRAEYLRNTGFVDPQDWLLVGQRYVQQLRGHSLSFSTLSGEGFDERAYEARMTPERTGSTRCHYWVLKMQSRFMCGAYGEAREAADQMAGLMWANSGSLDNREGHFFRALTLAACFEEAPPEQQREWLEAIERHHQQLSEWAENCPENFRALERLVFAERARLDGRSEAATRAYEEAIRVARENGATQYVGLSSELAASFWRTRQAPIVAHAFAREARAAYQQWGARAKVQHLESQWPELMSTRGSQDALTTSSTDSTRLDALTVVKAQQAVSGEIELERLVTALMRAAMENAGAQKGALLLPGGENTLSVAALFQTSPEGALVPLDGGGAQDLPWTLLSYVRRMREHVLIGDASQPHAFSSDAYLARSAARSVLCLPLLRQEVFSGALYLENDLATNAFSPARLALLGHLASQAAISIENARLYADVQRARTELRLANDELERRVEERTRELTRAQARLVDTAREVGMAEVASNVLHNVGNVLTSAVVNMEVMSKAVGALRVGRVRQAGALLLAHREALADFLTKDPRGGQMPEYLVALGDEMMREQTRLMEDMAMMNRHIEHIRAIVQVQQTYARNALMTEECELSQLIDDALRIQLASLRRHGVTVHREVSELPRVKMDKHKVLQILINLISNAKQALDGVPEGRRNLWVRLAAEGNVARIQVADDGVGIAPELMGSLFTHGFTTRKDGHGFGLHSSALAAQLLKGCLTLESAGLGQGAVATLELPLA, from the coding sequence ATGTTGGACATCCCGGGTTTCAGGATTCTCGGCACGCTGCGCGCGACGGGTTCGAACGTGCTGTTCCACGCGGTGCGCGAGGCCGATGGCGTCCCCGTCATCCTCAAGACGCCCATGTCCTCCTCGCCCGGCGCCAGGGAGAACGAGCGGTACCGACGGGAGTTCGTCCTCCTGCGGCGACTCCAGGACGTGCGTGGGGTGGCCAGGGCCTATTCCTGTGAGCGCATCCACGAGCGGCCCGTGCTGCTCTTGGAGCGGGTGCAAGGCGAGCCCTTGTCCGAGTCCAGCGGTCAGCCGATGGAGATCTCCCGGTTCCTGAGCCTGGCGCGCTCGTTGGCCTCCACCCTGGCCGAGGTCCACAACCGCGACATCATCCACAAGGACATCAAGCCGTCGAACATCATGCTGGAGCCATCCGGAGAGGCACGGCTCATCGACTTCGGCCTGGCGACGCTGCAACAGGTGGAGCGCCTGGAGGCGGCGCCCGCGCACCTCATCGAAGGGACGCTGGCGTACATGTCGCCAGAGCAGACCGGACGGATGAACCGCGCGGTGGACTACCGCACGGACTTCTATTCCCTGGGCATCACCTTCTATGAGCTGCTCACGGGGCGCAGGCCCTTCCAAGCGAAGGACGCGCTCGAGTGGTTTCACGCGCACCTGGCGCACAACCCGAAGCCGCCCCACGAGTTGAATCCCCAGGTGTCGCCGGCCTTGTCCGCGCTCGTCATGAAGCTGCTGGCCAAGGTGGCCGAGGAGCGCTACCAGAGCGCCGAGGGCTTGAAGGCCGACCTGGAGCGCTGCGACGAGACGTCGAGCCGGAGCACCCAGGAGGTGTTCCCGTTGGGAACCCAGGACGCGCCCCAGCGCTTCCAACTGCCGCAACGGCTCTACGGGCGTGAGACGCAGGTGAGCACCCTGCTCGAGGGCTTCGAGCGGGTGGCGCGCACGGGCCAGCCGGAGTTGCTGCTCATCCGCGGGTACTCGGGCATCGGCAAGTCCTCGGTGGTGCACGAGTTGTACAAGCCCGTGGTGCAGCGGCGCGGGTTCTTCCTGCGTGGCAAGTTCGATCAGTTCCAGCGGGACATTCCCTACACCACCCTGGCGCAGACCCTTCGTGCACTGGTGCAGCAACTGCTCGCGAGGAGCGAGGAAGAACTCGCGAGGTGGCGCGAGCAGGTGAACCGGGCCTGGGAAGGGCAGGGACAGGTGCTGGTGGACCTGGTGCCCCAGTTGGAAGCGCTCGTGGGCCCTCAGCCCGCGCTCCAGGAGTTGCCCGCCAGCGAGGCGCAGCAGCGCTTCTTCCGGGTGGTGCGCCAGTTCGTGTCGGTGTTCTACACGAAGGAGCACCCGGCGGTGGTGTTCCTGGATGACTTGCAGTGGGTGGATCCCTCCAGCCTGTGGCTGCTCGAGCAGATGTTGTCACGGCCGGGGGGCCCCACCGTGTTGTGGCTCGTCGCCTACCGGGACAATGAAGTGAGCCCTTCTCACCCGCTGATGGCGATGTTGGAGAGGGTGCGCGAGGCGGGGGCGCGTCTCACGGACGTCCGGTTGGAGCCGCTGAGCGTGGCGCAGGTGGAGCAACTGGTGGGCGACACGCTCCCGGGAGCGGGCCGGGAGGTGGCCGCCCCCCTGGCGGTGCTGGTGCACGAGAAGACGGGGGGCAACCCCTTCTTCCTGCTGCAATTGCTGGTGACGCTCCACCAGGATGGCTTGATCATGCGCCTGCCGGAGGGCGGGTGGCGATGGGATGCCGAAGGGGTCCGTGCCCGGGGCTACTCGGAGAACATCGTCGACTTCCTGGTGGGCAAGCTGCACCAGCTCCCCCCGGGCACGCAGAATCTGCTGCGGCTGGCGGCGTGCGCGGGCAGCGTCTTCTCGCTCCAGATGTTGGGCATCCTCTCGGAGCTGTCCGAGGTGGAGGAGGTGGAGCAGGGCCTCGAGCCCGCGCTGCGTGAAGGCATGCTGGGGCGCGTGGGGGTGGAGAAGTTCCGCTTCCTGCACGACCGCATCCAGCAGGCGGCGCATTCACTCAGCTCCGAGACGGAGCGCCAGGAGGTGCACCTGCGCATCGGCCGGTTGCTGCTCGCGAGCCTGTCCCCGGAAGAAGTGCGCGAGTCGCTCTTCGAGGTGGTGAGCCAGCTCAACGCCGGGGTGGCGCTGATGGAGGACCCCACCGAGCGCCACCTGCTCGCGCGACTCAACGCCGAGGCGGGCAGGAAGGCCCGGGCCGCGCTCGCGCTGCGCCCCGCTCGCACCTACTTCGCGACGGCCTTCGCGCTCATTCCCGCGGACCCCTGGGAGACGGACTACGCCCTGGCCTTCCAGGTTCGACTGGCCCAGGCGCGCGTGGAGCTCATGAACGGCGACCCCTCCGCGGCACAACGTCTCGGCGAGCCACTCCTCTCCCAGGCACGCACTCGCGCGGACACCGTGGCCGTCTACTTCCTGTGGCAGGAGATCCACCTCGCCACGGGTGAGTTCCTGGAGGGAATGCGCTACCTGCTGGAGTGCCTGTCGTTGCTGGGCATGCCGGTGTCGTCGCATCCCACCTGGGAGGAGGCCGTGGCCGCCCATGAGGAGGTGTGGACCTTGCTGGGGCAGCGTCCCATCGAGAGCCTCATTGAGTTGCCCCCCATGACCGACCCGGACATGAAGCTGGCCGTCGTCGCCCTCTTCATGCTCTTCACCGGCGCCCAATCCACCGACCCCCACCTGCTCATCATCATCATGAGCCGGCTTGTCTCCCTCACCCTGCGCCACGGCTTCGTGGACGCCGCCGTGAACGGGTATGCCTGGTTCGGCATCAGCTCCGGCTGGTTCTTCAATCGCTACCGGGAAGGCTTCGCCTTCGCACGGCTCGCCCTCGGACTCGTCGAGCGCTACAACCTGTCCGCCTTCCGGGGGACGGTGCTGTTCGGCATGCAGTGCAGCAGCTACTGGGTCCAACCCCTCGCCCGAGCGCAGGAAATCGCCCTCGAAGGCCTGAACCATTCGCTTCAAGTGGGTAGCGTCGGGCCCGCCGCCTACAGCAGCGTCTACCTCGTCACCAACCGTCTGGCCATGGGACACCCCCTGGACGAGGTCTACCAGGAGTCGCTCGTGCGCGCCGAGTACCTGCGCAACACGGGCTTCGTGGATCCCCAGGACTGGCTCCTCGTGGGTCAACGCTACGTGCAGCAGCTGCGCGGCCACTCCCTGTCGTTTTCCACCCTGAGCGGGGAGGGCTTCGATGAACGGGCCTACGAGGCGCGGATGACGCCCGAGCGAACAGGCAGCACGCGCTGCCATTACTGGGTCCTCAAGATGCAGTCGCGCTTCATGTGCGGCGCCTACGGGGAAGCCCGTGAAGCCGCGGACCAGATGGCCGGGTTGATGTGGGCCAATTCCGGCTCCCTGGACAATCGCGAGGGCCACTTCTTCCGCGCCCTGACCCTGGCCGCGTGCTTCGAGGAGGCCCCGCCCGAGCAGCAGCGGGAGTGGCTCGAGGCCATCGAGCGGCACCACCAGCAGCTCTCGGAGTGGGCGGAGAATTGCCCGGAGAACTTCCGCGCGCTCGAGCGGCTCGTCTTCGCGGAGCGGGCCCGCCTCGATGGGCGCTCGGAGGCGGCGACGCGGGCCTACGAGGAGGCCATCCGCGTGGCCCGGGAGAACGGGGCCACCCAGTACGTGGGGCTGTCCAGTGAGCTGGCGGCGAGCTTCTGGCGCACGCGCCAGGCACCCATCGTCGCCCACGCCTTCGCGCGAGAAGCCCGGGCGGCCTACCAGCAGTGGGGGGCTCGGGCCAAGGTCCAGCACCTGGAGTCTCAGTGGCCGGAGCTCATGTCCACGCGTGGCTCCCAGGACGCCCTGACCACCAGCAGCACGGACTCCACGCGCCTCGACGCGCTCACGGTGGTCAAGGCGCAGCAGGCCGTTTCAGGCGAGATAGAGCTGGAGCGCCTGGTGACGGCGCTGATGCGGGCGGCGATGGAGAACGCGGGCGCGCAGAAAGGCGCCCTGCTCCTGCCCGGTGGGGAGAACACGCTCTCGGTGGCGGCCCTCTTCCAGACCTCGCCGGAGGGGGCCCTGGTGCCCTTGGACGGGGGCGGCGCCCAGGACTTGCCGTGGACGCTCCTCTCCTATGTCCGGCGCATGCGCGAACACGTGCTCATCGGGGATGCCTCCCAGCCCCATGCGTTCTCCTCCGATGCGTACCTGGCGCGCAGCGCGGCACGCTCGGTGTTGTGTCTGCCGTTGCTGAGGCAGGAGGTGTTCTCCGGGGCGCTGTACCTGGAGAACGACCTGGCCACCAACGCCTTCAGTCCGGCGCGCCTGGCGCTGCTGGGACACCTCGCCTCGCAGGCGGCCATCTCCATCGAGAACGCGCGTTTGTACGCGGACGTGCAGCGCGCCCGGACGGAGCTGCGCCTCGCCAATGACGAGCTGGAGCGGCGGGTGGAAGAGCGCACGCGCGAACTCACGCGAGCCCAGGCGCGCCTGGTGGACACCGCGCGCGAGGTGGGCATGGCGGAGGTGGCCTCCAACGTGCTGCACAACGTGGGCAATGTCCTCACCAGTGCCGTCGTCAACATGGAGGTGATGAGCAAGGCCGTGGGCGCCCTGCGTGTGGGCCGGGTGAGGCAGGCCGGCGCCCTGCTGCTGGCGCACCGGGAGGCCCTGGCGGACTTCCTGACGAAGGATCCGCGGGGTGGCCAGATGCCGGAATACCTGGTGGCGCTCGGCGACGAGATGATGCGCGAGCAGACGCGCCTCATGGAGGACATGGCGATGATGAACCGGCACATCGAGCACATCCGCGCCATCGTCCAGGTGCAGCAGACCTATGCGCGCAACGCGCTGATGACGGAGGAGTGCGAGCTGTCCCAGCTCATCGACGACGCGCTGCGCATCCAGCTGGCGT